Proteins encoded in a region of the Zea mays cultivar B73 chromosome 2, Zm-B73-REFERENCE-NAM-5.0, whole genome shotgun sequence genome:
- the LOC103647378 gene encoding proton pump-interactor BIP103: MGMEVVGAEAAPAEIKVSDDVNLFQEKESKATAKEREEAAVFGSETTTNVTDLAPPTDVKDEWPEPKQTYAFYFIKVRSFEDPKLRAKLEQADKEFQKKIQARSKLIEAVRAKKAERSSIIAELKPLSAENKQYNGVVNEKIKEMEPLRNSLGKFREENNAMRAQSAGLCSSIEDLDLTIKMLNDRIVHESIPLSEEKRLVKEIKDLEKTRSKVISNAANRAKLQGTVVEKEAIQDQVKIIGEGIDEIKKERQAVRSKIKVLEDELKLVDAEIASLQEDLDAATARKDKAYELLQELRAGRDAKNAPFMQNRTVLAKARDYSLRNMLSELQELHKAEVDKFMSQWCESKAFREDYEKRILTSLNSRQLTRDGRMRNPDEKPIFIESQAPAPEPEPFPVKLPAKQVKEVPAPQADNASKIEAPSKGPVQLHKAKAALDADDDYEAEPPKEKAKPTGADVAKLKEMKRQEEIEKNKLALERKKRQAEKQAAKAVARAQKEAEKKLKKEEKKAKKKSGAADTDEPSESDAKSDEAMEAPAEQEVAPASTTVKKEQKESARYRNVVSRSKAPLPKAILKRKKAQSYWSWAGPAAMVAAVLVALLAVLGYYQYYYLPANTSN, from the exons ATGGGAATGGAGGTCGTTGGTGCTGAAGCAGCACCAGCAGAGATCAAAGTATCTGATGATGTGAATCTATTCCAAGAGAAGGAAAGCAAAGCAACTGCTAAAGAACGTGAGGAGGCAGCTGTTTTTGGTTCAGAGACAACTACCAATGTCACTGATCTGGCACCTCCAACGGATGTGAAGGATGAGTGGCCTGAACCTAAGCAAACTTATGCCTTCTACTTCATCAAGGTCCGCTCATTTGAGGATCCTAAACTGAGGGCAAAACTCGAGCAAGCTGACAAAGAATTCCAGAAGAAGATCCAAGCTCGTTCTAAACTTATCGAGGCAGTAAGAGCCAAGAAG GCAGAGCGCTCCAGTATTATCGCGGAGCTGAAGCCATTGAGCGCTGAGAACAAGCAATATAATGGAGTTGTGAATGAGAAGATAAAGGAGATGGAGCCTCTTCGGAACAGCTTGGGCAAGTTTCGTGAGGAAAACAATGCCATGAGAGCACAGAGTGCAGGTTTATGCTCTTCTATCGAAGACCTTGACCTAACG ATCAAGATGCTGAATGATCGCATCGTACATGAGAGCATACCTTTATCTGAGGAGAAGCGTCTGGTGAAAGAAATTAAAGACCTTGAAAAAACCAGATCGAAAGTCATCTCTAATGCTGCTAACAGGGCTAAACTGCAAGGTACAGTGGTTGAAAAAGAGGCTATACAGGACCAGGTCAAA ATCATTGGGGAGGGCATTGATGAAATAAAGAAAGAAAGACAGGCTGTAAGATCTAAGATTAAGGTCCTGGAGGATGAGCTAAAACTTGTTGATGCTGAGATTGCATCGCTTCAAGAAGATTTAGATGCAGCAACTGCCAGAAAGGACAAGGCATATGAATTGTTGCAAGAATTGAGAGCAGGTCGCGATGCGAAA AACGCACCCTTCATGCAAAATCGTACAGTTTTAGCCAAAGCTAGGGATTATTCTTTGAGGAATATGCTATCAGAACTGCAAGAGCTCCACAAGGCTGAG GTCGACAAATTCATGAGCCAATGGTGTGAAAGTAAGGCCTTCAGAGAGGACTACGAGAAGAGAATCCTCACCTCCCTAAACAGCCGACAGCTGACTCGAGATGGTCGGATGAGGAATCCTGATGAGAAGCCCATATTTATCGAGTCACAGGCGCCAGCTCCAGAGCCAGAGCCGTTCCCTGTAAAATTGCCTGCAAAACAAGTCAAGGAAGTGCCTGCTCCTCAGGCAGATAATGCTTCCAAGATTGAAGCTCCTTCAAAAGGACCTGTCCAGTTGCACAAGGCAAAAGCTGCTCTCGATGCTGATGATGATTATGAGGCCGAGCCCCCGAAGGAGAAGGCAAAGCCTACGGGGGCTGATGTGGCGAAGTTGAAAGAGATGAAGAGGCAGGAGGAGATTGAGAAGAACAAGCTTGCCTTGGAGAGGAAGAAGAGGCAGGCTGAGAAGCAGGCAGCAAAAGCTGTGGCCCGAGCACAGAAggaagctgagaagaagctgaAG AAAGAGGAGAAGAAAGCCAAGAAGAAATCTGGTGCAGCTGACACTGATGAGCCCTCAGAATCGGATGCCAAGTCTGACGAAGCCATGGAAGCCCCAGCGGAACAAGAAGTGGCCCCAGCTTCCACCACGGTAAAGAAAGAACAGAAGGAGAGTGCCCGGTACAGGAATGTGGTGAGCCGGAGCAAGGCCCCGCTACCCAAGGCGATCCTGAAGAGGAAGAAGGCTCAGTCCTACTGGTCATGGGCTGGCCCAGCTGCCATGGTGGCTGCTGTGCTAGTTGCCCTCCTTGCGGTGCTGGGATACTACCAGTACTACTACCTCCCAGCGAATACCAGCAACTGA